The DNA region CATATTTTTTCAAGAGGTGTAAGTTTAGAATTTCGGAAAGTGGTATTAGGAGAGAAAATCGAAACAAACGATTTTGATCTAGACGCTGGCTTTAACGCTTTAGACAGAATTGATATTTTGACACGAGAAACTTTAGGTCAACCTATTCCAAATTACCATTCAATCTACGAGACATAAAACAAATCTCGATTTTTTTGTTACTCACTCAAAGATTAGCTGCAAGCAAAGTCATGTAATGTTGGCGGCGTTTTTTTCAACTAACGAATCATGCGCAAGTAAAAAAACGCCCAACAAGCATCCCGAACCACCGTGGGACAACGCTCCCCGTCAATCCTCCTCTTCTTCCTCCTGCTCCCCAAACACCCTCTCCACCGCGGACTCGATCGCTTCGTCTGAGTGGGATTCACACGCCACCAACGGGCGCTCTTCGTCCCGCACCACCCGCCCACCGACGCTCATCACCTTTGCGTCGATGAACTTCCCCTGCGCATCGCGCACGACGAGCATTTGATACTGTCTTCCGCATACGATACAGCCGCGCGTTTCGGTCGTGATGTGTTTTTCGGTCATCAAAATCTCCAAAAATTAAACACAAAGGACACGAAGTGCACAAAGGGTTCTTGTTTCCATTCCTTGGTGACCTTTGCGCCCTTTGTGTTTAAACATTCTCCTTACTCCTCCGTGATCGTAACGGATTTGATCACATCGCCCGGGAAAGTCGGATTCATTTCCGGGTCGCGGCGCGTGATGCCGTTGACCACGTCCATGCCTTCGACGACCTGCCCGAAGATGGTGTATCCGCCGTTCAAAAATTCAGCGGGACCAAAGGTGATGAAGAACTGGCTTCCGTTCGTATCGCGTCCCGCATTCGCCATCGCCACCACGCCCGCCTTGTCAAAGGTCAGGTCGCTGTCTTCATTGACGAAGCGGTACCCCGGTCCGCCGCCGCCTGTCCCGGTCGGGTCGCCGCCCTGCGCCATGAATCCCTCCAGCACGCGGTGGAAGGTCACGCCGTCAAAGAAGCCTTCGCGCGCCAAAAACACAAAACTATTGACCGTGATCGGCGCCTTGTCGGGATACAACTCCACGACGAACGTGCCGCCTGTTTCCATTTCGAACGTGGCGAAATACTTCTTCTCCGCATCGATGGTCATCGGCGGCGGCGCATCGTACTGCTTGATGCTTGCCTGCGGAGGCGCGGCAGCGGGCGGAACGACCTCCGCATCGACGACATCCGTCGGCTCGGCAACCGTCTGCGGCTCATTCGCTTCCGCGGCACGGTTATTACGCACCGCGGTCCATACCAGCAGCCCGACCACGATCACAATCGCAGCGATGGCAATATACTGGATCATATTATCCGATTTTGCAACTTGCGCCTTCTTACTCGTTTTCTTTTTCGATGGCATACACTCTATCTCCTCATGGAATTTGCAGTAATTATAACCAACCTTGCGCCCGCATCCGTTTTCCTGTATCCTTGCGATGATGAAGCAATTCTTCAAAAAACAGATCGCGCTCCCGCAGGATCACGGCTCCTGGGTCTTCATTCTCAGTCCGCTGCTGGTGGGAATCTTCGCAGGCGATGACTTCTCTCCCGCCACCTTCAGCCTGATCGTCGCGGCAATGTCCGCGTTTTTGATCCGCCAGCCGATGACCGTCGCCGTCAAAGCCTTTTCCGGAAGACGACCGAAGACGGATCTTCCCGCCGCC from Anaerolineales bacterium includes:
- a CDS encoding peptidylprolyl isomerase gives rise to the protein MPSKKKTSKKAQVAKSDNMIQYIAIAAIVIVVGLLVWTAVRNNRAAEANEPQTVAEPTDVVDAEVVPPAAAPPQASIKQYDAPPPMTIDAEKKYFATFEMETGGTFVVELYPDKAPITVNSFVFLAREGFFDGVTFHRVLEGFMAQGGDPTGTGGGGPGYRFVNEDSDLTFDKAGVVAMANAGRDTNGSQFFITFGPAEFLNGGYTIFGQVVEGMDVVNGITRRDPEMNPTFPGDVIKSVTITEE